DNA from Desulfuromonas acetexigens:
GCCTGGTGCCCAAGATTCTTCTGCCGTCAGTGCCGGGGGCGTTTCGATAAAAATATCGCCGCATAAGAGAGCCTCGCGACAAAAATTCCGTCCTGAAAACCTATGCTATCATGGGCCATCTCAAAGGACGGGTGGCCGCGATGACGGTGAACAATATCGATGTAGAAGCAACAATCGAGCGGGTCAAATCCTTGATCGCCGATGAAAAGGATCTGTCGCCGGCACTCAAGTCCAGCCTTGAGGTGCTGCTCCTTCTGGTGACGATCCTGGCCAATCGCTTCGGCCTCAATAGCAAGAATAGCAGCAAGCCGCCCTCGGCCGATCCCAACCGCACGAAGGAGCCCAGGCGCAAAAGCGAACGCAAGCCCGGCGGACAAAAGGGGCGCGCCGGAACCACCTTGCAGCCGGTGGCGGAGCCCGATGAAATCGAAGTTCTTCGGATCGACAGGAGCACCTTGCCCGTCGGCCACTACCGGGAGGTCGGCTATGAGGCCCGCCAGGTCATTGATCTGGATATCGCCAAAGTGGTCACCGAATACCGCGCCCAGATTCTGGTGGACAGCCAAGGGAATCGGTATATGGCGCCTTTTCCGGAAGGGGTCACCCGGCCGGCGCAATATGGTCAAGGGGTCAAGGTCAACTCGGTCTACATGTCCCAGTACCAGTTGATCCCCTACCATCGCATCGTGGATCATTTTGTGGAGCAGTTGCGGATTCCCGTCAGCGCCGGCTCCATCTACAATTTCAACCAGGAGGCCTATGAGCGCCTGGAGCGCTTTGACCGCTGGGTCAGAAAGCAACTCGCCTCATCGAGCCTGATCCATGCCGATGAGACCGGCATCAACATCGGTGGAAAACGCCACTGGCTGCACAGCGCCTCCAATGCCGCGTTCACCTTTTTCCATCCGCATGGCAAGCGGGGCAGCGAAGCCCTGGATGACATCGGCATCCTTCCGGCATTTCAGGGCACCCTCTGCCATGACCATTGGAAGCCTTACTATCACTACGGCGGCTCACACGCCCTGTGCAACGCTCACCATCTCCGGGAACTGGAACGGGCCTGGGAGCAGGACAAACAGCAGTGGGCTCAGGATATGGCCCTTTTGCTCA
Protein-coding regions in this window:
- the tnpC gene encoding IS66 family transposase, whose protein sequence is MTVNNIDVEATIERVKSLIADEKDLSPALKSSLEVLLLLVTILANRFGLNSKNSSKPPSADPNRTKEPRRKSERKPGGQKGRAGTTLQPVAEPDEIEVLRIDRSTLPVGHYREVGYEARQVIDLDIAKVVTEYRAQILVDSQGNRYMAPFPEGVTRPAQYGQGVKVNSVYMSQYQLIPYHRIVDHFVEQLRIPVSAGSIYNFNQEAYERLERFDRWVRKQLASSSLIHADETGINIGGKRHWLHSASNAAFTFFHPHGKRGSEALDDIGILPAFQGTLCHDHWKPYYHYGGSHALCNAHHLRELERAWEQDKQQWAQDMALLLKEINKATLEAGSRLDVFDAALYRKRYRALLEEAEKECPPPDESERNGRRGRLARSKARNLLERLRDYEVDVLRFMVEDEVPFSNNLAENDLRMTKVQQKISGCFRSWEGAMMFCRIRSYLSTCRKQGVSASEALRLLFEGKSPRFMQAD